The Dreissena polymorpha isolate Duluth1 chromosome 9, UMN_Dpol_1.0, whole genome shotgun sequence genome contains the following window.
CAATATAAAAACAGACACTTACTGAGTTCCCCACAGCTCTGGTGTCTCTTTGGGCTCATGACCCCCTGCCTCCACAGCTGGTTTAGCCAGACTGCAGTCACTTTCATCATCTAGTGATAATTCACTTCCAGTGCTGTACAGGACAGTGCTACTGCTAGAGGATATCTCACTCAGTGATGTGTTACTCCCAGTGCCACAGCTGCTTGCTATTGATGATCCACTGCCAGAGGTGGTTACCAAGGAGGTATCACTTTCACTGCTGTACTCATCCAGCACAATGAAATCTTCCCTGAATCTCTTGGGAGGAGAAGATCGTTCCTTGGACCTTGAGGCTTGGGATCTCTCTCTGTATCTACGAGACTCACTAGACCTCTCAGATCTGTCTGCCAGCTGAAGGGGTGCCGGGTCTGCTGACCTGTATCTCTCTTTTTGACTGGCTCTATCTGCAGGCCTACCACTGTAAGTGGTGGA
Protein-coding sequences here:
- the LOC127845479 gene encoding uncharacterized protein LOC127845479 translates to MGYGQVFSDGNVSKASYLYRPSQPVRRPVSNWTAPFTYRPNPYKWVNPSLRSCSDEYKADLQPVRSEPRPGPGYSTTYSGRPADRASQKERYRSADPAPLQLADRSERSSESRRYRERSQASRSKERSSPPKRFREDFIVLDEYSSESDTSLVTTSGSGSSIASSCGTGSNTSLSEISSSSSTVLYSTGSELSLDDESDCSLAKPAVEAGGHEPKETPELWGTQSWTGHTEPHQEAPACFHGYS